In a genomic window of Gloeocapsopsis dulcis:
- a CDS encoding glycosyltransferase family 4 protein: MKIAQVAPLWERVPPFRYGGIELIVSLLTDELVRRGHEVTLFASGDSITTANLVSVHEQALRLDPGIKEPGIYEQLMLTEVYSSAHHFDIIHSHIGCAALPYTSFSKTPTVHTTHGIFTPDNEKMFRRFAWQPYISISEAQREPRLGLNYIHTVYNGIDTSVYPFQPEPAQPAYLAFVGRLSPEKGPLQAIQIARAAGLPLKMAGKIDPVDRDFYREQVESEIDGEQIQYLGEVSHEQKVQLLSGATVTLFPITWREPFGLVMIESMATGTPVIGMALGSVPEVIAHGKTGFVCRSLEKMVEAIPEALKLDRQTCRDYVVNHFSVQSMTDEYEKAFQMISS; this comes from the coding sequence ATGAAAATTGCCCAAGTTGCTCCTTTATGGGAGCGTGTTCCGCCTTTTCGCTATGGTGGCATTGAACTCATTGTCAGTTTACTGACAGATGAATTGGTTCGCCGCGGTCATGAAGTAACTTTGTTTGCTTCTGGTGACTCGATTACAACAGCAAATTTAGTGTCAGTGCACGAACAAGCTTTACGGCTCGATCCTGGCATTAAAGAACCTGGAATTTATGAGCAATTGATGCTGACTGAAGTATATAGCTCAGCCCATCATTTTGATATCATTCATTCACATATTGGCTGTGCAGCACTGCCATACACAAGTTTTAGCAAAACGCCGACAGTACACACGACGCATGGGATCTTCACCCCTGATAACGAAAAAATGTTCCGCCGTTTTGCTTGGCAACCATATATCAGTATCAGTGAGGCACAAAGAGAACCTCGGTTGGGGTTAAACTACATTCATACGGTTTACAACGGTATTGATACGTCTGTCTATCCGTTTCAACCTGAACCTGCACAACCTGCATATCTTGCTTTTGTCGGCAGGCTTTCCCCTGAAAAAGGACCGCTACAAGCTATTCAAATCGCACGGGCAGCTGGCTTACCATTGAAAATGGCTGGCAAGATTGATCCTGTTGACCGCGACTTTTATCGCGAACAGGTCGAATCAGAAATCGATGGCGAGCAAATTCAGTATTTAGGCGAGGTTTCTCACGAACAGAAAGTACAGTTGCTTAGTGGAGCTACAGTAACACTCTTTCCCATCACCTGGCGCGAACCTTTTGGGTTGGTGATGATTGAATCTATGGCAACAGGTACCCCAGTCATTGGGATGGCACTTGGCTCGGTACCAGAAGTTATTGCTCACGGCAAAACTGGTTTTGTCTGCCGTTCACTTGAGAAGATGGTTGAGGCAATTCCAGAAGCACTTAAGCTTGACCGACAGACTTGCCGAGATTACGTTGTGAACCATTTTAGTGTTCAATCGATGACAGATGAATACGAAAAAGCGTTTCAAATGATAAGCTCTTGA
- a CDS encoding glycogen debranching N-terminal domain-containing protein, which translates to MTPDTLMTTDKLELDGRIFVPAQQLPIPEWPCVLSERPQPTLTVKDDDLFLVTDTLGNISGCIGATDEQKASMGLFCNDTRFLSRLELQIEGRSPVLLSSTADKGFSLSILCTNPTIEDRLKADALGIRREMALGGALFEEIEITNYSTSSVSFELSLSFDADFIDLFEIRGFQREKRGRLLRLAEPSTKPQDDDASSNDGAYLLCYQDALTLAYQGLDGSLLESRIQFQYLQPKSFKGYTAIWQIELVSHQTQKLGYRLQMLTNHQQTSTVSAPMTLVQAKAAELLEEQNWRHHITQIRSDKVIFNRTIERAEQDLYLLRQSIGKSFGSCKVVSAGVPWFSALFGRDSLITASQTLMLNPAIARETLTILAAYQGKIEDEWREEQPGKILHELRMGEMARCQEIPHTPYYGTVDATPLWLMLYTEYYAWTHDNETLEQLWSNALAAMEWIDLNCEKTGYLSYFRTSRRGLVNQGWKDSDDCIVDRHGHLANGSITLCEVQAYVYAAKVRLAEIARMKKRLDLAERWQEDANLLRERFNRDFWMKEQDYCALALDGEGKQVDSITSNPGHCLHLGILTPEKAYSVAERLRGPDMFNGWGIRTLSSLSPAYNPMGYHIGSVWPHDNSMIAMGVRSLGLIDQALELSQSILEMTQRQPYQRPPELFCGYERTNDNDPVQYPVACSPQAWATGSIFQLLQMMVNLVPDAKNNCLRIIDPALPESINTLSVHNLRVGPTLLDLEFERSGNTTACRVARKRGNLRVVIEA; encoded by the coding sequence ATGACACCAGATACGCTGATGACAACAGACAAACTCGAACTAGATGGGAGAATTTTTGTTCCAGCACAGCAGTTACCGATTCCCGAGTGGCCTTGTGTCTTAAGTGAACGACCGCAACCGACACTCACAGTCAAAGATGACGATTTATTCCTAGTCACTGATACGCTAGGGAATATTTCTGGCTGTATAGGCGCAACAGATGAACAAAAAGCAAGCATGGGGCTTTTTTGCAATGATACTCGGTTTCTCAGTCGGCTAGAGTTGCAAATTGAAGGGCGATCGCCAGTGCTGCTGAGTAGTACTGCTGATAAAGGTTTCTCACTGTCAATTCTATGTACCAATCCGACAATTGAAGACCGCTTAAAAGCTGATGCACTAGGAATTCGTAGAGAAATGGCGCTGGGTGGAGCGTTATTTGAAGAAATCGAAATTACAAATTATAGTACTAGCTCAGTGAGTTTTGAGCTAAGTCTTAGCTTTGATGCCGATTTTATTGATTTATTTGAAATTCGAGGCTTTCAGCGAGAAAAACGCGGTAGGCTTCTGCGCCTGGCTGAACCATCAACCAAACCTCAAGATGATGACGCCTCATCAAATGATGGTGCTTACCTATTGTGTTATCAAGACGCACTGACACTAGCTTATCAAGGGTTAGATGGATCGCTGCTAGAATCACGTATTCAGTTCCAATACCTCCAACCGAAATCTTTTAAAGGCTACACGGCAATTTGGCAAATAGAACTAGTTTCTCACCAAACGCAAAAGTTGGGCTATCGGCTACAAATGCTGACTAACCATCAGCAGACTTCAACTGTCAGTGCTCCAATGACATTAGTACAGGCGAAAGCTGCTGAGTTATTAGAAGAGCAAAATTGGCGACACCATATTACGCAAATTCGCTCAGATAAAGTTATTTTTAATCGGACAATCGAACGCGCCGAGCAAGATTTGTATCTCTTGCGACAATCAATTGGCAAAAGTTTTGGTAGCTGCAAAGTCGTCTCAGCTGGTGTTCCCTGGTTTTCTGCATTATTTGGGCGCGACTCGCTGATTACAGCGTCACAAACGCTCATGTTGAACCCTGCGATCGCGCGGGAAACACTCACTATTCTTGCTGCTTATCAAGGTAAAATAGAAGATGAGTGGCGGGAAGAACAACCAGGTAAAATTCTGCACGAGTTGCGTATGGGTGAAATGGCACGTTGCCAAGAAATTCCTCATACACCTTACTATGGCACAGTAGACGCAACCCCATTGTGGTTAATGCTCTACACAGAATACTATGCTTGGACGCACGACAACGAAACCCTAGAGCAACTGTGGTCGAATGCGCTAGCTGCAATGGAGTGGATTGACCTGAATTGTGAAAAAACAGGTTATCTTAGCTATTTTCGTACTTCCCGACGTGGTTTAGTTAACCAAGGATGGAAAGACTCAGATGATTGTATTGTAGATCGGCACGGGCACTTAGCTAATGGTTCTATTACATTATGCGAAGTTCAAGCGTACGTTTATGCAGCAAAAGTCCGCTTAGCAGAAATAGCCAGGATGAAAAAGCGGCTCGACTTAGCAGAACGCTGGCAAGAAGATGCCAATCTTCTTAGAGAACGATTCAATCGTGACTTTTGGATGAAGGAGCAAGATTACTGTGCTTTAGCTTTAGATGGTGAAGGCAAGCAGGTTGATAGTATCACTTCTAATCCTGGTCATTGTCTACACCTGGGCATTCTCACACCAGAAAAAGCTTACAGTGTAGCAGAACGGTTACGAGGACCTGATATGTTCAACGGTTGGGGCATTCGCACTCTGAGTAGCTTGTCCCCAGCATATAATCCGATGGGGTATCACATTGGTTCAGTTTGGCCACATGACAACTCAATGATTGCTATGGGTGTGCGATCGCTAGGATTGATCGATCAAGCTCTTGAGCTTTCTCAAAGTATTTTAGAAATGACCCAACGTCAGCCTTATCAACGACCACCAGAATTGTTTTGCGGCTACGAACGCACAAACGATAACGATCCCGTACAGTATCCAGTTGCATGTTCGCCACAAGCTTGGGCAACAGGAAGTATCTTTCAACTTTTGCAAATGATGGTGAATTTAGTTCCTGATGCTAAAAACAACTGCTTGCGAATCATTGACCCTGCTTTGCCAGAATCAATTAATACCCTGTCTGTACACAACTTGCGCGTTGGACCTACTTTATTAGATCTGGAATTTGAGCGTTCGGGCAATACTACTGCGTGTCGCGTTGCCAGAAAACGCGGAAACCTCCGAGTTGTTATTGAAGCTTAA